The Pelmatolapia mariae isolate MD_Pm_ZW linkage group LG9, Pm_UMD_F_2, whole genome shotgun sequence genome has a segment encoding these proteins:
- the LOC134634826 gene encoding zinc finger protein 227-like, with amino-acid sequence MMEETMDSTQKDQHGERSQCSQEADKPHRNKAEETYSCDECGKDFTGQSNLKCHQLIHTEERQFSCDLCEKSFTKPEHLKTHQLIHCSVKALSCDQCGRVFTQCSSSPMYQVTHPGIKVEDCDMCGKTFSQLGYQNIQLPIHTLHGDYYCDQCGKKCATDTELHHHMFTHAMERPYKCGLCNKAFITLRLLKKHQHIHTRKKLYKCSYCEKQSDTDGSTSQPCHRCGGGKAFRCDLCGKTFNQQRGLKLHQRRHTGDKMNYCKECGRGFPTPSELKIHELCHSGVKKHLCDQCGSSFTTACDLKKHKRVHTGEKPYKCRHCDKSFSQSSCRNLHESTHIEGNFSCDQCDKSFMNLSSYSKHKRSHSVNKLFHCYQCAKTFTSLSALHNHRRDHAGL; translated from the exons ATGATGGAGGAAACGATGGATTCAACACAAAAG gaccaacatggagagAGAAGTCAgtgctctcaggaggccgacaaacctcacagaaatAAGGCAGAGGAAacatacagctgtgacgagtgtgggaaggattttactgGGCAGTCTAACCTGAAATGTCatcaactcatccacactgaagAGAGACAATttagctgtgacttgtgtgaaAAATCTTTTACTAAGCCtgaacacttaaaaacacaccaactcatacACTGCAGCGTTAAAGCGCTCAGCTGCGATCAGTGCGGCAGAGTTTTCACTCAGTGTAGCAGCTCACCGATGTATCAAGTTACCCACCCTGGAATTAAGGTGGAGGACTGTGACatgtgtggaaaaactttcagccagTTAGGATACCAAAATATACAACTGCCCATTCACACGCTACATGGTGATTACTACTGTGATCAATGTGGCAAAAAGTGCGCAACAGACACAGAATTACACCACCACATGTTTACACACGCTATggagagaccttataaatgtggcCTGTGTAATAAGGCTTTTATAACGCTACGGCTcctgaaaaaacaccaacatatccacaccagaaagaaactctacaagtgcagttactgtgag aagcagagcgacacagatggatccacttctcaaccctgtcatcgctgtggtggtgggaaagcgtttcgttgtgacctttgtggaaaaactttcaatCAGCAGCGGGGCCTAAAATTACATCagcgtagacacactggagataaaatgaactactgcaaagaatgtgggagaggcttccCCACCCCAAGtgaattaaaaatacatgaactctgtcacagtggggttaaaaagcacctctgtgaccaatgtgggtcatccttcaccactgcatGTGACCTTAAAAAGCataaacgagtccacacaggagagaaaccatacaagtgcagacactgtgacaagaGCTTTTCACAATCAAGTTGTCGTAACCTTCATGAGAGTACACACATTGAAGGGaacttcagctgtgaccagtgtgacaagagcttcatgaatctcagttcatactccaaaCACAAACGATCGCACTCTGTTAATAAACtttttcactgttaccaatgtgcaaaaacattcacttcattatctgctctgcACAACCATCGGCGTGATCATGCAGGACTGTGA